From Rhopalosiphum padi isolate XX-2018 chromosome 2, ASM2088224v1, whole genome shotgun sequence:
aaaaaaaaagttaaaaataaaaatgcgaaatatttatacaatgttaatactggacaattattataaatgaatcgAGAATTTAGGTACATAAACCTGTTGTAGTATGGATATAAGggcaaattattaataatttatttttttctcacgCATATTTAATGAGTACTCCGATTACAAATGCTCAGGCAAAATCAGTCGCGTCAGTCAACACTGACtgaattagtattaaaaaaacaatataatataccacttaaaattaattttaagaacgaaaaaaaaaatagttatcgtgtaaaaatgttaacacgTGATAGTAACGAGGATGTGAACCACGTTTATCTCTCGGTGTACTATAGGCGAAAATATTATTGACTAGATAAATTCCACGAGAAAGTTGAACGACGACAAAGTTTTCAAGTTTCCACTTTAATAGAGCTCGATGGCGCTACAGAATCTTTTGAGACAGGAGTGTGTAAATTCTCAGTtgactgaaaataataaaaaaagactgACGGTTAAAGCAATGTGTACcactacaatatattaaagatttttgaACGCAATTAACTTACCTCTATGAGATGGTCGAGACCAAACAAGAAGCCCTCCTCGTGGTTGCCCGGCACCCATGGTCGTCTGTGGGTAAGTACTGTATGTTCGGGTACTTGTCTTGTCTTAGCAAAGTCAATCAGCCAAGCGCCGATCTTAGTATCGTCGTATATGATCAAAATACTGCTACCCACAATCTTTGGTAGGAACACATCAATTTAGTATAGGTAATCGATCGAAAAAATGAACAAGTCTTCGAAACGTGTCTCGGGCCAACTTACCTCGTGAGTTTTAAAGTAATGAGAACGATCCAATTTTGACCGTATTTCATTCAGTCTGACAACCAGCCTCTGTTTGATGTCATGGCGGTCGCCCAGGAACAAAGCAAGAGTGTTATTCACTTCTTCGTCGCTTTTCACAGTCTTCAAATCCGTAACGGGCGGAGAGCCTCGAAACTGTAATGTTTTTACACAAcggttattatttgatattatgttagaaatagaaaaaaaatccttaaatGTAGGTAAATTACCTTCATAGCTTCAATTCTAAAACCGTGACTGCACGTCGAACTCTGTTCTTCTCTGAACTGCATATACCGCAGTTTTGTGACCGCTTGCAACTTGCGTTCTTCGGCATTTGGCGCTTCGGGATCGACGGCAATcatctagataaaaaaaaacaaaaaccccgttattatagcattttttttttgcattatcAACGTTTAGTAGGCACATATATCGCAATATACGCGCAAcgctaaaaatattgtattaatcatACGCTCACCTTGAGGTACAGGTCCTGTCGCGCCGAAGAGTTTTTCACCTCTGACTCCAGGAACGTGCGCGTGCCCATTTTGATGTCCATGACGTTTGGGTCTCGGAAGCCGTACAGCAAGTCTTGCAGCTCGATGAAAGTCTGTCCGTTGTACTCGACTTCCCTGTAATACTTGGGCACGATGTCTTGAAGACTAGGCTCGTTGGAAAGCGCCTCATACACGTCCCTCTCGGTGCCGCCGCTGCACTTCTTCCATATCGTACCCAGGCCGGCGGGTGCAAAACAGTCCGGATGTCCGGAAAGCTGGAACCACGACTGCTGTTGTGAGGCCGACCTACAAGTGGTCGACTGTACATTGGATGTCGCCGTTTCTTGAGACTTGACTGCGTTTCGCACTTCAGAATCCGTCGCGGTACCGGCTGTGTTCGTGCTGTTGTTGCGCAACAAAACATCGCTGGCGGGTGCACTCAACTCTAGAgcgttctaaaaaataaaataaaagccacattatattttatcatcctGCTGAtattttgagaatttaaaattttaaacgggTTTTTTCACGACCATCAATGAAGAGATAATCGATATTACATGACATATGCATATACATACCAACGCCAAGAATTTTAACAGTGAGTTTTCTTTCTTGTGGTTCTTTTTGGCCGATGAAGTCACAGTATTGCACTGCGAGTTCTTCCATTCGTTTTCGGtttgctaaaaaataaaaattccaaatattattatactattacaattattgCAATATTGAAGGCCTAAAGGACAAACTATTTAGTggcacaataaaataaataaattattatttattatacaatatacctaacaCGATTGAACACTAACGAATagagaataaaataaactataaacaccGATACGGCTGGCACTATATCGATTCTAGACACTGTCAATTTCCGCTTTTTCTCaaccaaaatatacataaatatgcacAAAgcaatacataggtatataataatataatgtcgccTCCATACTAATGAACACACATTGCGAAGCCCTTGgaattctaaaaacaaaatgcaTATACGTTTTGCCGACAAGATTCATACGGTCAAGGTAAacctgatattatttatatgtatattaaatacttagaaGTGAATTGGATTcactttatataattaatattatatatttatcgttactttttatatttttttataattttgtgcgTCATTAAATCTACCTGAATTATGTGCAAATTGCAAATACATACCTACGCGCggacttaaataataatactacgatcaacacgaaatttttattttcgttgccCACATTTGACACGTAAAACTGACGAGTTTTCAACGAGGTGGTCGTCAGTCACGCGGTGACTTGGTGTTTAATGGGCACATtcgtgttattgttattgttactgTTCTCAAGACCCCTAGGAATGCTCGACGAAAATGATGCTATgccaagaataataattatactttttaaaatctatttttaaacttatttacaaTCGCAATTCAACCGAATGGGTACTTCGTAGTTCGTACTCGTGATTTTCATCAAAGAACGTGATCGAATTACGAATAGTCATAGAAAGGtgttatatctgttgaatttagAGATTCGGTAGTgtgaatagtattaaatattagtattataatggtCGATATTATTTTCTGTCTTGAACCGTAAAATGAAATTgcgtttaaaactatttaaaactaacttaaataagacattatttattacttaatgacTTTTGTAAATCTACATTAGAGAACAATTATTGTCGTGACagctaatattgtttaataactccGGGTgcgattacatttatttttcaactaataCCTAACCACGACTATtacgatttaaacaatttagtgACCAGAGTTTATAATATGGTGATGGTCTGTAGCTTTGTACGTAGACACGTAGTATACCTGCTAGTTGCCACTACTACAAATAAATAGAAGTAATCATAAcgcaaaatgtttattttacttatgacaaataaatgattaaactatGGTGTTTTGTAAAAACTGAAGTGTGCAACGTGTATGGGCCTCTATCACAGCCGCGAGCATAACGGAATGGAGACTTGCACAATTATAAGTGGAAATAAgagtctataattataatatcttgagACAATGATGGACATTGGGCCAAAAGTAGCAGTATACTGGTTAAtcacattataatttagtatagcccggtagtacaaaataaataaaaatatacttttcgtTAGGCGTTCAAACACCAtgcttgaatataaaatacatatcatgGGGGTACGGTACAGCTATATAAACTATGtgttaaaaacacataataaatcataaaatatgagaTATTAACTTGGCAAATATGATTATACAAGCAACAAAACTATTTGAAAGTggtcgttaaaatattattatttcattaacctTCCATTATCATtacgataaaaatgtttgtgGTCAATTCTTTATAGAACTTTCGATATTCGAACCCACAAATAattctgatatattataatattataatattaatatacgtaatataacatacaattaaaataaacgaatccaaaatgtattatcatacaTACAACATTTAATCTTTAAAACAAGCACTATACATTCTATAAAATCAAatcatagtataataactatgtaGTCTATGTCCAAtcatatacgaataataatatatagtatattatatattaaaatacaataatatacctaacaacaatatattattaataactacggCAAAATcgcttgtaaaaatattaaatttgaaaaaaaaacttaaaatcaaataaaaacgtttaataaCGGTTTAAAATGTtctcatttttgaataaattatatttattttatatattaacaacCATACTAAATTAGCTAATAATACTATCCATCACACTGCATTACAGATGCGTAGTTTTAGCTTTAAATGTAGATACGATATGAacgtacaaaatacaatataataattttaaatatacaatcagttataaattaaagcCGAAAGCTCAACCTTTGatctatttattaatgtacTCAAAGTCAATACATTTGTTCAGTTTACTACACACCTATAAGTGTTACAGAAACTTTTACCCATGAAGtagcaattataaaaaaaataattaatatataggtagattgAAATGTGTCATTTTGTACGTGCATCATCTCTGTGCAATTATTTTTAGGCTTACAACAACGAATTATACCTATCTATACGTTGTGAATATCGGCAGTCGGAAGTACAATACGATTGCAAGCTGCGACGAAACAAACAATAAAGTGGCGACTGGCGTTGTTTCACGTTTTCGTAGACTAGGCttaactatatgtataataatacgaaatataCAACGAGGAAATCATCAGTATGCCATGGGGCAGCAGCATGTGTGTTATATCAATCTCATTTCGAATGAGCGAACCTGAAATCtgaaaaacaatgataataacaacACTTGCGTATTCGGCAAACGATAGATTtcaaaagaaattaattaaaaaaaatttacaatgttaTACACGTGTAgcgtgaatattaataaataataatagtaataaacagCACAGCAGTGCTTATAGTAATATACCGTgtacaatacacaataatagGACATACAATCGGATTTGTCATTTGATGATATAGGGACCGGTGACAACGATATAACAACCAAGGTTGAAAATAGTATAACGGAAAAATGTTTGAAGATAACGGAAATGATTTAAATGCACTTTTTGTTTGCGGTCAAACGAAGGAAACGAAAACTAATAGGCAAATTGGAggtgaacaatattattataaaatcacatCACGTGGGTAACACGTTCATGTggaaagataaataaataaatatataaatacataatatagtgtgaTAAGAAACGCCGCtttggttataaaaatattatgtacctatataagttaaaaaaaaataattattataataataaatgctgaTATTGTGTCGATTGAGTTATATTATCCGGACCAGACTACAGGTGtcaaatgtcaatataatattatactactaaattaatacctttAAATCTTTATTGAAAATGAATGAATTAACTATTTGCAatctatatatttgattatttgaatatacagtaaaagtattaaaactttaaatatcaaAGGATCCGTTCAACCCTAACGGTCTTTGAGTATATATTTACTGTAGTTGTCTGTTAACACTTAGGTAAtaggataataattattattataatgtatatttataggtaattaaaaactattaatatacaacattaaactttatttatacatccaattttatattatgttatattttacatattgacAAACTTGGGAGTTGAGGATAAAATATGCaactatgtttaatgtttactcATCATTGTATgacatttaaagtttataaacctttatatgtaaatatgcaATGAAcacttttaaacttatttaaatgtatttatttattttatcgtgttAATAAGACgcgttatatttacatttacacgTCGAAAGTTAAATTTCcgtaactatatttatttaaatttaatgaattaaatataatttattttaaatttatttggttcTTCAATACTttcattcataaatttaaattcaataataggcTAAATAACTATGTAAGTCCTTTGtccttataatatacttttatgtgTTAGTGTATATAacgaaacattattttaaaaataaaatcaataactatAGGTTAGGTTAAGCCTAATGATAAGTGTGTCAGGAACGATTctgaaatttaaagtttaaatgtttttgccttaaattgataaatactaATACCAAGATGACCCCAAGTCCCCAAGTGTTTACACATACACGACGGTTACTCGTTGaatgtgattattatattaataagggTTCAATACTTCTGTTAAGTATAGACAACAATAATACGAATACACTGATAACTAACAATCAATCTTTTCTTTCGAAATGTTTTTTCGAAACACATTTCAATGATAtactacatattgtataaagttTCTacgaaaactattttatatacctatgcaACCATgcaaaatgcataataaataaacgatCAATGTTTTGACGTCACAAGAAATTTCAGACTTAACATACCtacttcatatttatttttagaaattattgctGTTTGCGTATGctgttttttaatgttaaacaacatttttacagtaatataattcatttttataatggtAGGTACACtctcagtaaatatttttttaattttcacaatctattttctataatagttatacgtttattatacagAACATCTAAAAAGGGATATTAGAGTGAAGTAAAATGCATTAAAAGAATGAAAAAGTGGTGCAATTCCATTATTTGCAGAGGCCACTGACCTCAATGGACTTTCTCTTTATCGTCTGATTGAAGAcgagtttttttaattctttagttTTCTAT
This genomic window contains:
- the LOC132920731 gene encoding inositol-trisphosphate 3-kinase homolog isoform X1, with product MCFWNLVTMGPRRQWQRFCETKRQRHGCAESDGDEIALHQQQTENEWKNSQCNTVTSSAKKNHKKENSLLKFLALNALELSAPASDVLLRNNSTNTAGTATDSEVRNAVKSQETATSNVQSTTCRSASQQQSWFQLSGHPDCFAPAGLGTIWKKCSGGTERDVYEALSNEPSLQDIVPKYYREVEYNGQTFIELQDLLYGFRDPNVMDIKMGTRTFLESEVKNSSARQDLYLKMIAVDPEAPNAEERKLQAVTKLRYMQFREEQSSTCSHGFRIEAMKFRGSPPVTDLKTVKSDEEVNNTLALFLGDRHDIKQRLVVRLNEIRSKLDRSHYFKTHEIVGSSILIIYDDTKIGAWLIDFAKTRQVPEHTVLTHRRPWVPGNHEEGFLFGLDHLIESTENLHTPVSKDSVAPSSSIKVET
- the LOC132920731 gene encoding inositol-trisphosphate 3-kinase homolog isoform X3, yielding MTHPLREFPPPDYCSETITNKQTENEWKNSQCNTVTSSAKKNHKKENSLLKFLALNALELSAPASDVLLRNNSTNTAGTATDSEVRNAVKSQETATSNVQSTTCRSASQQQSWFQLSGHPDCFAPAGLGTIWKKCSGGTERDVYEALSNEPSLQDIVPKYYREVEYNGQTFIELQDLLYGFRDPNVMDIKMGTRTFLESEVKNSSARQDLYLKMIAVDPEAPNAEERKLQAVTKLRYMQFREEQSSTCSHGFRIEAMKFRGSPPVTDLKTVKSDEEVNNTLALFLGDRHDIKQRLVVRLNEIRSKLDRSHYFKTHEIVGSSILIIYDDTKIGAWLIDFAKTRQVPEHTVLTHRRPWVPGNHEEGFLFGLDHLIESTENLHTPVSKDSVAPSSSIKVET
- the LOC132920731 gene encoding inositol-trisphosphate 3-kinase homolog isoform X2: MRMSDMTVCPVASRQSFFDSFTVVSKAIGQLEKLMSGKQTENEWKNSQCNTVTSSAKKNHKKENSLLKFLALNALELSAPASDVLLRNNSTNTAGTATDSEVRNAVKSQETATSNVQSTTCRSASQQQSWFQLSGHPDCFAPAGLGTIWKKCSGGTERDVYEALSNEPSLQDIVPKYYREVEYNGQTFIELQDLLYGFRDPNVMDIKMGTRTFLESEVKNSSARQDLYLKMIAVDPEAPNAEERKLQAVTKLRYMQFREEQSSTCSHGFRIEAMKFRGSPPVTDLKTVKSDEEVNNTLALFLGDRHDIKQRLVVRLNEIRSKLDRSHYFKTHEIVGSSILIIYDDTKIGAWLIDFAKTRQVPEHTVLTHRRPWVPGNHEEGFLFGLDHLIESTENLHTPVSKDSVAPSSSIKVET
- the LOC132920731 gene encoding inositol-trisphosphate 3-kinase homolog isoform X4 is translated as MGNLVQQQTENEWKNSQCNTVTSSAKKNHKKENSLLKFLALNALELSAPASDVLLRNNSTNTAGTATDSEVRNAVKSQETATSNVQSTTCRSASQQQSWFQLSGHPDCFAPAGLGTIWKKCSGGTERDVYEALSNEPSLQDIVPKYYREVEYNGQTFIELQDLLYGFRDPNVMDIKMGTRTFLESEVKNSSARQDLYLKMIAVDPEAPNAEERKLQAVTKLRYMQFREEQSSTCSHGFRIEAMKFRGSPPVTDLKTVKSDEEVNNTLALFLGDRHDIKQRLVVRLNEIRSKLDRSHYFKTHEIVGSSILIIYDDTKIGAWLIDFAKTRQVPEHTVLTHRRPWVPGNHEEGFLFGLDHLIESTENLHTPVSKDSVAPSSSIKVET